A section of the Thauera chlorobenzoica genome encodes:
- a CDS encoding DUF6351 family protein, with product MGYLDIPVIDVRHDREAQLNMHHLSASFATRLRIERALGDSARQLIWVAELGFDPTLEALRVMDEWIGAVREQPWRGVAGNRPARADDACFDAGGRTLARGPEVWDGDWNGAAPGACTRAMRSFGTSRSAAGGPLAGDLFQCRLQSVEAAIAAGVYRPVDLRPHAARLREIFPQGVCDYRRGDAGRPADAVPARWRRSGDE from the coding sequence ATGGGGTATCTGGACATTCCGGTGATCGATGTCCGCCATGACCGCGAGGCGCAGCTCAACATGCATCACCTCAGCGCCTCGTTCGCGACCCGGCTGCGGATCGAGCGTGCGCTGGGCGACAGCGCGCGGCAGCTGATCTGGGTTGCCGAACTGGGCTTCGACCCCACCCTGGAGGCCCTGCGGGTGATGGACGAATGGATCGGGGCGGTGCGCGAGCAGCCGTGGCGCGGGGTCGCCGGCAACCGCCCGGCGCGTGCCGACGATGCGTGTTTCGATGCCGGCGGGCGGACCCTCGCCCGCGGCCCGGAGGTCTGGGACGGCGACTGGAACGGCGCCGCGCCGGGGGCGTGCACGCGCGCCATGCGCAGCTTCGGCACTTCGCGCAGCGCCGCCGGAGGACCGCTCGCCGGCGATCTGTTCCAGTGCCGCCTGCAAAGCGTGGAGGCCGCGATCGCGGCCGGCGTGTACCGCCCGGTGGATCTCCGCCCCCATGCCGCTCGCCTGAGGGAGATTTTTCCGCAAGGGGTCTGCGATTACCGCCGGGGGGATGCGGGGCGGCCGGCGGATGCGGTTCCCGCGCGCTGGCGGCGCAGCGGCGACGAGTGA
- a CDS encoding MarR family winged helix-turn-helix transcriptional regulator, whose product MPHSNRPRHAPVPPLDRTFTYRFNLLRKEIERASAPGYADEIGVSLSDGRSLAAIGSFAPLSIKELASRSHLNKSQASRAAQALVDQGLVRKDDSTADGRGVVLTLTPAGQEVWARTMAYVHRRNAQILACLDDEERATLSALLDRLIEHNRAGDGSAPGH is encoded by the coding sequence ATGCCCCACTCCAACCGCCCGCGGCACGCCCCGGTGCCGCCGCTCGATCGCACCTTCACCTACCGCTTCAACCTCCTGCGCAAGGAAATCGAGCGCGCCAGCGCGCCCGGCTACGCGGACGAGATCGGCGTGTCGTTGAGCGACGGGCGCAGCCTCGCCGCCATTGGCAGCTTCGCCCCGTTGTCGATCAAGGAGCTCGCCAGCCGCTCCCACCTCAACAAGAGCCAGGCCAGCCGCGCCGCCCAGGCCCTGGTCGACCAGGGCCTGGTGCGCAAGGACGACAGCACCGCGGACGGGCGGGGCGTGGTCCTCACCCTCACCCCCGCCGGGCAGGAAGTCTGGGCGCGGACGATGGCGTACGTCCATCGCCGCAACGCGCAGATCCTCGCCTGCCTCGACGACGAGGAAAGGGCGACCTTGAGCGCCCTCCTCGATCGCCTCATCGAACACAATCGCGCCGGCGACGGCTCCGCTCCCGGACACTGA
- a CDS encoding DUF2783 domain-containing protein, whose product MTPTKTLDIAGLETVYDALATAIDQAGPDQAELFLVKLALLNANALGDAGLFQQHLQAALNEL is encoded by the coding sequence ATGACCCCCACCAAGACGCTGGACATCGCCGGGCTCGAAACCGTGTACGACGCCCTCGCCACCGCCATCGACCAGGCCGGGCCGGACCAGGCCGAGCTCTTCCTGGTCAAGCTCGCCCTCCTCAACGCCAACGCGCTGGGCGACGCCGGCCTCTTCCAGCAGCACCTGCAGGCCGCGTTGAACGAGCTCTGA
- a CDS encoding FAD-dependent monooxygenase, which produces MHTPTTEPRPSIYYDYRVHEPWLPSAHPPQQRSKVLIVGAGPAGMVTALELARHGVPSVVASAELQVSQGSRAIVFTRRSMEILQQLGVAARMTENGLPWRFGNSYYRGQRVFRMEAPHDPDDRFLPMLNLQQQYLEEYLLEACAANPLIEVRWGNKVTRVDQMEGCARVGIDTPAEPYTLDADWVVAADGGRSGIRTALGLQMEGASYEGLFVIADIRIDLPLPTERLAFFDPEWNPGNTILMHREPHGIWRVDYQLPPGETPEEALRPESLKARIDAQLAMIGHPGAEWELDWSSVYSARALTLPDYVHGNVIFTGDAAHLLPIFGVRGANTAFQDAQSLGWQLAFVIRGLAGTKLLANYSAERVGAAREIIDEAGKSTRFMTPPSRGFRLLRDAVLSLSLSEAFVRPLYHWRTSRPHEYTRSMLNSAGDDNALFTAGPAHGAPPQNIRLATDDFLLDHLGGGFDLLYFTAAEAIPAPLQEVVAATRARGVPLKVIAVGAPAPVAGADLTLADTDGHFRRRYGIRAGGGAYLLRPDQHVCARWLTLDATRLHAALATALPQ; this is translated from the coding sequence ATGCATACCCCGACCACCGAACCGCGCCCCTCGATCTACTACGACTACCGGGTACACGAACCCTGGCTGCCATCCGCCCATCCGCCCCAGCAGCGCAGCAAAGTGCTGATCGTCGGCGCCGGCCCGGCGGGCATGGTCACCGCCCTCGAACTCGCCCGCCACGGCGTGCCCAGCGTGGTGGCGAGCGCCGAGCTGCAGGTCTCGCAAGGCAGCCGCGCGATCGTGTTCACGCGCCGCTCGATGGAAATCCTGCAGCAGCTCGGGGTCGCCGCGCGGATGACCGAAAACGGCCTGCCGTGGCGCTTCGGCAACTCCTATTACCGCGGCCAGCGCGTGTTCCGCATGGAAGCGCCGCACGACCCCGACGACCGCTTCTTGCCGATGCTCAACCTCCAGCAGCAGTACCTGGAGGAATACCTGCTCGAGGCCTGCGCGGCCAACCCGCTGATCGAGGTGCGCTGGGGCAACAAGGTCACCCGCGTGGATCAGATGGAAGGCTGCGCCCGGGTCGGGATCGACACTCCGGCCGAGCCCTACACGCTCGACGCCGACTGGGTGGTCGCCGCCGACGGCGGCCGCTCGGGCATCCGCACCGCGCTCGGCCTGCAGATGGAAGGGGCCTCCTACGAGGGCCTGTTCGTCATCGCCGACATCCGCATCGACCTGCCACTGCCGACCGAGCGGCTGGCCTTCTTCGACCCCGAGTGGAACCCGGGCAACACCATCCTGATGCATCGCGAGCCGCACGGCATCTGGCGCGTCGACTACCAGCTGCCGCCCGGCGAGACCCCCGAGGAGGCGCTGCGCCCCGAATCGCTGAAAGCGCGCATCGACGCCCAGCTGGCGATGATCGGCCACCCCGGCGCCGAATGGGAACTGGACTGGAGCTCGGTGTACTCCGCGCGCGCGCTGACCCTGCCCGACTACGTCCATGGCAACGTGATCTTCACCGGCGACGCCGCCCACCTGCTGCCGATCTTCGGCGTGCGCGGCGCCAACACCGCCTTCCAGGACGCGCAATCGCTGGGCTGGCAGCTCGCCTTCGTCATTCGGGGCCTGGCCGGCACGAAGCTGCTGGCCAATTACAGCGCCGAGCGCGTCGGCGCCGCCCGCGAGATCATCGACGAAGCCGGCAAGAGCACGCGCTTCATGACCCCGCCGTCGCGCGGCTTCCGCCTGCTGCGCGACGCGGTGCTGTCGCTGTCGCTGAGCGAAGCCTTCGTGCGCCCGCTGTACCACTGGCGCACCTCGCGCCCGCACGAGTACACCCGTTCGATGCTCAACAGCGCCGGCGACGACAACGCCCTGTTTACCGCCGGCCCCGCCCACGGCGCGCCGCCGCAGAACATCCGCCTGGCGACCGACGACTTCCTCCTCGACCACCTCGGCGGCGGCTTCGACCTGCTCTATTTCACTGCGGCAGAGGCCATTCCGGCGCCGCTGCAGGAGGTGGTCGCGGCCACCCGTGCGCGCGGCGTACCGCTGAAGGTGATCGCCGTCGGCGCGCCCGCGCCGGTCGCCGGCGCCGACCTGACCCTCGCCGACACCGACGGCCACTTCCGCCGCCGCTACGGCATCCGCGCCGGCGGCGGCGCCTATCTGCTGCGCCCCGACCAGCACGTCTGCGCACGCTGGCTGACGCTCGATGCCACCCGCCTGCACGCCGCCCTCGCCACCGCCCTGCCGCAGTAA
- a CDS encoding alpha-hydroxy acid oxidase, with protein MKLNVEDYRRAARTVLPRFVFDYVDGAAERGDCLQRNRGGLDRLAMRPRVLRDTRGLDTRIEVFGETWQRPFAIAPMGFNGLTRPQGDVLLARAAAAAGVPFVLSTASNARLEAVVQPSSALNWFQLYVMGERAIAEQMVRRARRAGYRALVLTVDVPVSGYRERDVRNGFKMPFRPSPATLANLATRPRWLLRFIAHGMPGFVNLAEEEGSDTLQLQAALLSREMDRSLSWESLDWLRRLWDGPLLLKGVLHPDDARQACARGVDGLIVSNHGGRQLDGAIATIDALEAVLDAVEDRLPVFVDSGFRSGLDVAKALALGARGVFLGRPLLYGLAVDGEAGATAVLELIATELERTMILAGARRITELERGLVRAA; from the coding sequence ATGAAACTCAACGTTGAAGACTACCGGCGCGCCGCGCGCACGGTCCTGCCGCGCTTCGTGTTCGATTACGTCGATGGCGCCGCCGAGCGCGGCGACTGCCTGCAGCGCAACCGCGGCGGGCTCGACCGCCTGGCGATGCGGCCGCGGGTGCTGCGCGACACCCGCGGACTCGACACCCGGATCGAAGTGTTCGGCGAAACCTGGCAGCGGCCGTTCGCGATCGCGCCGATGGGCTTCAACGGCCTCACCCGGCCGCAGGGCGACGTCCTGCTGGCGCGCGCCGCCGCCGCCGCGGGCGTCCCGTTCGTGCTGTCGACGGCGTCGAATGCGCGCCTCGAGGCCGTCGTCCAGCCGTCGTCCGCACTCAACTGGTTCCAGCTCTACGTCATGGGCGAACGCGCCATCGCCGAGCAGATGGTGCGCCGGGCACGGCGCGCCGGCTACCGCGCGCTGGTGCTCACCGTCGATGTGCCGGTCAGCGGCTATCGCGAACGCGACGTGCGCAACGGCTTCAAGATGCCGTTCCGCCCCTCGCCCGCGACCCTCGCCAACCTGGCGACGCGGCCGCGCTGGCTGCTGCGCTTCATCGCCCACGGCATGCCGGGCTTCGTCAACCTCGCCGAAGAGGAAGGCAGCGACACCCTGCAGCTGCAAGCCGCCCTCCTCAGCCGCGAGATGGACCGCAGCCTGAGCTGGGAAAGCCTCGACTGGCTGCGCCGGCTGTGGGACGGACCGCTGCTGCTCAAAGGCGTGCTCCACCCCGACGATGCGCGCCAGGCGTGCGCGCGCGGCGTCGACGGGCTGATCGTCTCCAACCACGGCGGCCGCCAGCTCGACGGCGCGATCGCCACCATCGACGCGCTGGAAGCGGTGCTCGATGCGGTCGAGGACCGCCTGCCGGTGTTCGTCGACAGCGGTTTTCGCAGCGGGCTCGACGTCGCCAAGGCGCTCGCCCTCGGCGCCCGCGGCGTGTTTCTCGGCCGCCCGCTGCTCTACGGACTGGCGGTCGATGGCGAAGCCGGTGCCACCGCGGTGCTCGAGCTGATCGCCACCGAGCTCGAACGCACGATGATCCTCGCCGGCGCGCGACGCATCACCGAACTCGAACGCGGCCTGGTGCGCGCAGCCTGA
- a CDS encoding acyl-CoA dehydrogenase family protein produces MRETHEVFNQVPPLVDYNLFACDAALHDALAREGGSARAGALDALGTQLGGTGILALGEQANRHPPVLATHDTCGRRVDRVDFDPAWHRLSALLYASGVHSAAWLDPQPGAHVARAAAFYLHGQVEAGSLCPVTMTFAALPLLRREPALWHTLAKRFAARDYDARDLPLAAKRTLSVGMGLTEKQGGSDLRATTTRARAIGAGGRGAEYALVGHKWFYSAPAADAHLVLARSADDALSCFFVPRWRPDGTRNAIRIERLKDKLGNRANASGEVEFGDAFGVLVGEPGRGLPALLAMAAHTRLDCVLGSAALMRRALTEALHHARHRRAFGRPLLEHALMRNVLADLALESEAALALALHLAAAVDAGGDEAAAGTAGGSTDGDGDAAALARARRRILTPAAKFWVCKRAIAFTAECMEICGGNGYIEDGPMPRLLREAPVNSIWEGAGNVMCLDVLRALDREPEAATRLVDDLADGCAGEPRLVRALHALLPALHTSAAHQWQARALTAGLVLLAQAALLRRDAPATVADSFIASRFADAAGGTGDPVFGLLADPAAAPILLARAWQAG; encoded by the coding sequence ATGCGGGAAACCCACGAGGTGTTCAACCAGGTTCCCCCTCTGGTCGACTACAACCTGTTCGCCTGTGATGCGGCGCTGCACGACGCCCTCGCCCGCGAAGGCGGCAGCGCCCGGGCCGGCGCCCTCGACGCCCTCGGCACACAACTGGGCGGCACCGGAATCCTCGCCCTCGGCGAGCAGGCCAACCGCCACCCACCCGTGCTCGCCACCCACGACACCTGCGGCCGGCGGGTGGACCGGGTCGATTTCGACCCCGCCTGGCACCGCCTCAGCGCGCTCCTCTACGCTTCGGGCGTGCACAGCGCGGCCTGGCTCGACCCGCAGCCCGGCGCCCACGTCGCGCGCGCCGCCGCCTTCTACCTCCACGGCCAGGTCGAGGCCGGCAGCCTGTGCCCGGTGACGATGACCTTCGCCGCGCTGCCGCTGCTGCGCCGCGAGCCGGCGCTATGGCATACCCTGGCCAAGCGCTTCGCCGCGCGCGACTACGACGCCCGCGACCTGCCGCTGGCGGCCAAGCGCACCCTCAGCGTGGGCATGGGGCTGACCGAAAAGCAGGGCGGTTCCGACCTGCGCGCGACCACCACCCGCGCACGCGCGATCGGCGCCGGCGGACGCGGCGCAGAGTACGCCCTGGTCGGGCACAAGTGGTTCTATTCCGCCCCCGCGGCCGACGCCCATCTGGTCCTCGCACGCAGCGCCGACGACGCCCTGTCGTGCTTCTTCGTGCCGCGCTGGCGGCCCGACGGCACGCGCAACGCGATCCGCATCGAGCGCCTGAAGGACAAGCTCGGCAACCGCGCCAACGCCTCCGGCGAGGTCGAGTTCGGCGACGCCTTCGGCGTGCTGGTGGGCGAACCCGGGCGCGGCCTTCCCGCCCTGCTTGCGATGGCGGCCCACACCCGGCTCGACTGCGTGCTCGGCAGCGCCGCGCTGATGCGCCGCGCGCTCACCGAAGCGCTCCACCACGCCCGCCACCGCCGCGCCTTCGGCCGCCCGCTGCTCGAGCACGCGCTGATGCGCAACGTGCTCGCCGATCTTGCCCTCGAGAGCGAGGCCGCGCTCGCCCTCGCCCTCCACCTCGCCGCCGCGGTCGATGCCGGCGGGGACGAAGCGGCCGCCGGCACCGCCGGGGGAAGCACCGACGGCGACGGCGACGCCGCGGCCCTCGCCCGCGCCCGGCGCCGCATCCTGACTCCGGCGGCGAAGTTCTGGGTGTGCAAGCGCGCGATCGCGTTCACCGCCGAATGCATGGAAATCTGCGGCGGCAACGGCTATATCGAGGACGGCCCGATGCCCCGCCTGCTGCGCGAAGCGCCGGTCAACTCGATCTGGGAGGGCGCGGGCAACGTGATGTGCCTCGACGTGCTGCGCGCCCTCGACCGCGAACCCGAGGCCGCCACGCGCTTGGTCGACGACCTCGCCGACGGCTGTGCCGGCGAACCCCGCCTCGTCCGCGCCCTGCACGCCCTCCTCCCCGCCTTGCACACGTCGGCCGCCCACCAATGGCAGGCCCGCGCCCTCACCGCCGGCCTCGTGCTGCTGGCCCAGGCCGCGCTGCTGCGCCGCGACGCCCCGGCGACGGTGGCCGACAGCTTCATCGCCAGCCGCTTCGCCGACGCCGCCGGCGGCACGGGCGACCCGGTCTTCGGCCTGCTCGCCGACCCGGCGGCGGCACCAATCTTGCTGGCACGGGCCTGGCAGGCCGGATAG
- a CDS encoding DNA ligase, producing MLNRSILRFLLGLLLAGAGAACGSTGGDFPAPPAMLAERYHDGIDPADYWVSEKLDGVRAHWNGSRLRLRSGQPVAAPGWFVAALPAVVLDGELWMGRRSFDRLSGLIRRNAPDDPGWREVRYMVFELPGAEGDFSTRVQQLRELAERAAVPWLQAVPQTRVADRRALQRRFEEVVRGGGEGLMLHRASARWIPGRSSALLKLTPWHDAEARVLAHLPGKGRLHGMTGSLLVETPDGRRFRLGSGLSDALRRSPPPPGTLVTYRYRELTPAGLPRFPRYLRMRDLP from the coding sequence ATGCTCAATCGATCGATCCTGCGCTTCCTCCTGGGCCTGCTGCTGGCGGGCGCCGGCGCCGCCTGCGGCAGCACCGGAGGCGACTTTCCTGCACCGCCGGCGATGCTCGCCGAGCGCTACCACGACGGCATCGATCCGGCCGACTACTGGGTCAGCGAAAAACTCGACGGCGTGCGCGCGCACTGGAACGGCAGCCGCCTGCGCCTGCGCAGCGGGCAACCGGTCGCCGCCCCGGGCTGGTTCGTCGCCGCGCTGCCGGCGGTGGTGCTGGACGGCGAGCTGTGGATGGGACGGCGCAGTTTCGACCGCCTCTCCGGCCTGATCCGACGCAACGCGCCCGACGATCCGGGATGGCGCGAAGTCCGCTACATGGTGTTCGAGCTGCCCGGCGCAGAGGGCGATTTCAGCACCCGCGTGCAGCAGCTGCGCGAACTCGCCGAGCGCGCTGCCGTGCCCTGGCTGCAGGCCGTGCCGCAGACCCGGGTCGCCGACCGGCGCGCGCTGCAGCGCCGCTTCGAGGAAGTCGTTCGCGGCGGCGGCGAAGGCCTGATGCTGCACCGCGCCAGCGCACGCTGGATACCGGGGCGCAGCAGCGCGCTGCTCAAGCTCACTCCCTGGCACGACGCCGAAGCGCGCGTCCTCGCCCACCTGCCGGGCAAGGGCCGGCTGCACGGAATGACCGGCTCCCTGCTGGTGGAAACCCCCGACGGCCGCCGCTTCCGCCTCGGCAGCGGGCTCAGCGACGCGCTCCGGCGCAGCCCGCCGCCGCCCGGCACCCTGGTCACCTACCGCTACCGCGAACTCACCCCCGCCGGCCTGCCGCGCTTCCCGCGCTACCTGCGCATGCGCGACCTGCCCTGA
- the leuA gene encoding 2-isopropylmalate synthase: MMLPDPAAKYRPFPTIALADRQWPGKTIERAPVWMSTDLRDGNQALFEPMNAERKMRMFRTVCGIGFKEIEVGFPSASQTDFDFVRTLIEGGHIPDDVAIEVLTPARPELIRRTLEAVRGARRAIIHVYNATSPAFREMVFAMEKAEVVALAVSAVRLIKDIAATMPETTIVLQYSPETFSATELEFAREVCDAVTAAWGATPADKVILNLPATVEVATPNVYADQVEWMHRHLARRDSVVLSLHPHNDRGTGVAAAELGLMAGADRIEGCLFGNGERTGNVDIVTLALNLYTQGVAPGLDFSDINAVARTVEYCNQLPIHPRHPYVGDLVFTAFSGSHQDAIKKGFAARQALGGGRRGETGRWNVPYLPIDPADLGRSYDSVIRVNSQSGKGGIAYLLETEYGIVMPRRLQVEFSREVQKVTDTSGTEMSAAAIWALFRRTYLDTVAPVRYLEHHLFEHGAAQGIRLVVEVGATRHLLVGEGNGPIDAAVHALHGAGLHVTVRSYEERSLAPSHDAGEARACAFVELDAEGRGEAYGVGVDANIVTASIRALVSAANRLGVGAGEAGKDRHTLAA, from the coding sequence ATGATGCTGCCCGACCCCGCCGCCAAGTACCGCCCTTTCCCGACCATCGCCCTCGCCGACCGCCAGTGGCCGGGCAAAACCATCGAGCGCGCCCCGGTGTGGATGAGCACCGACCTGCGCGACGGCAACCAGGCCCTGTTCGAACCGATGAACGCCGAGCGCAAGATGCGCATGTTCCGCACCGTGTGCGGCATCGGCTTCAAGGAGATCGAGGTCGGCTTCCCGTCCGCGTCGCAGACCGACTTCGACTTCGTCCGTACGCTGATCGAAGGCGGCCACATTCCCGACGACGTCGCCATCGAAGTGCTGACGCCGGCACGCCCGGAGCTGATCCGGCGCACGCTGGAGGCGGTGCGCGGCGCGCGCCGGGCGATCATCCACGTCTACAACGCCACCTCGCCGGCCTTTCGCGAAATGGTATTCGCCATGGAGAAGGCCGAAGTGGTCGCGCTCGCGGTCTCAGCGGTGCGCCTGATCAAGGACATCGCCGCGACCATGCCGGAGACCACGATCGTGCTCCAGTACAGCCCGGAGACCTTTTCCGCCACCGAGCTCGAGTTCGCCCGCGAGGTGTGCGATGCGGTGACCGCGGCATGGGGCGCGACGCCGGCCGACAAGGTCATCCTCAACCTGCCGGCGACGGTCGAAGTCGCCACCCCCAACGTCTACGCCGACCAGGTCGAGTGGATGCACCGCCACCTCGCCCGCCGCGACAGCGTGGTGCTCTCGCTCCATCCGCACAACGACCGCGGCACCGGCGTCGCCGCCGCCGAACTCGGCCTGATGGCCGGTGCCGACCGCATCGAAGGCTGCCTGTTCGGCAACGGCGAGCGCACCGGCAACGTCGACATCGTCACCCTCGCGCTCAACCTGTACACCCAGGGCGTGGCGCCCGGGCTCGATTTCTCCGACATCAACGCGGTCGCGCGCACGGTCGAATACTGCAACCAGCTCCCCATCCACCCGCGCCACCCCTATGTCGGGGATCTGGTGTTCACCGCCTTCTCCGGCTCCCACCAGGACGCGATCAAGAAGGGCTTCGCCGCCCGGCAGGCGCTCGGTGGCGGACGCCGTGGCGAAACGGGCCGGTGGAACGTCCCCTACCTGCCGATCGACCCCGCCGACCTCGGCCGCAGCTACGACTCGGTGATCCGCGTCAACAGCCAGTCGGGCAAGGGCGGCATCGCCTACCTGCTCGAGACCGAATACGGCATCGTGATGCCGCGCCGGCTGCAGGTGGAGTTCTCGCGCGAAGTGCAGAAAGTCACCGACACCAGCGGCACCGAAATGAGCGCGGCGGCGATCTGGGCGCTGTTCCGACGCACCTACCTCGACACCGTCGCACCGGTGCGCTACCTCGAGCACCACCTCTTCGAGCACGGCGCGGCGCAGGGCATCCGCCTCGTCGTCGAGGTCGGCGCCACCCGCCACCTCCTGGTCGGCGAAGGCAACGGCCCGATCGACGCCGCGGTGCACGCGCTGCACGGTGCCGGCCTCCACGTCACCGTGCGCAGCTACGAGGAGCGCTCGCTCGCCCCCAGCCACGACGCCGGTGAGGCACGCGCCTGCGCCTTCGTCGAACTCGATGCCGAAGGTCGCGGTGAGGCCTACGGCGTTGGCGTCGACGCCAACATCGTCACCGCCTCGATCCGCGCCCTCGTCAGCGCGGCCAACCGCCTCGGCGTCGGCGCGGGCGAGGCGGGCAAGGACCGCCACACCCTCGCCGCGTGA
- a CDS encoding Lrp/AsnC family transcriptional regulator, protein MQLDRYDRQLLDVLQQDGRISNQDLADRIALSPSSCLRRLRALEEAGLILGYRALLDAKKLGLALMALIHISMDRHTPERFSRFEAEVGAIAEVLECLLITGQDADYQLKVVVADMDAYQELLLNRITRIPGVTGVHSSFVLRRVIDKTALPVGGG, encoded by the coding sequence ATGCAACTCGACCGCTATGACCGCCAGCTCCTCGATGTCCTGCAGCAGGACGGGCGGATCAGCAACCAGGACCTCGCCGACCGCATCGCGCTGTCGCCCTCGTCCTGCCTGCGCCGCCTGCGTGCGCTGGAGGAGGCCGGCCTGATCCTCGGCTACCGTGCCCTGCTCGATGCGAAAAAACTCGGCCTGGCGCTGATGGCGCTGATCCACATCTCGATGGACCGCCACACCCCCGAGCGCTTCAGCCGCTTCGAAGCGGAGGTCGGCGCCATTGCCGAAGTGCTCGAATGCCTGCTGATCACCGGCCAGGACGCCGACTACCAGCTCAAGGTGGTGGTCGCCGACATGGACGCCTACCAGGAACTGCTGCTCAATCGCATCACCCGCATCCCCGGCGTCACCGGCGTGCATTCGAGCTTCGTGCTGCGCCGGGTGATCGACAAGACGGCGCTGCCGGTGGGCGGGGGGTGA
- a CDS encoding extracellular solute-binding protein, whose protein sequence is MQSIRRTRQHLKSLAAGAVLSLLSFAALAQSAPAIVVASTTSTEQSGLFGHLLPRFTQASGIEVKVVALGTGQALDIGRRGDADVVFVHDEAAEKKFVAEGHGVDHRKVMYNDFVLVGPADDPAATRGKDITGALQKLATAHAAFVSRGDKSGTHAAELRYWKAADVSDKGTGYKECGCGMGPALNMAASAGAYVLADRGTWLSFKNRAGLAVLVEGDTRLFNQYGVMVVNPARHPHVKAAAARKFVDWVVSDEGQATIASYQIDGEQLFFPNAGR, encoded by the coding sequence ATGCAATCCATCCGCCGCACCCGCCAGCACCTCAAGAGCCTCGCCGCCGGCGCGGTCCTAAGCCTGCTGTCCTTCGCCGCGCTCGCCCAGTCCGCCCCCGCCATCGTCGTCGCCTCGACCACCTCGACCGAGCAGTCCGGCCTGTTCGGCCACCTGCTGCCGCGCTTCACCCAGGCCAGCGGGATCGAGGTCAAGGTGGTGGCGCTCGGCACCGGCCAGGCGCTCGACATCGGCCGCCGCGGCGATGCCGACGTGGTGTTCGTGCACGACGAGGCGGCGGAGAAGAAGTTCGTCGCCGAAGGCCATGGCGTCGACCACCGCAAGGTGATGTACAACGACTTCGTCCTCGTCGGCCCCGCCGACGACCCCGCCGCGACCCGCGGCAAGGACATCACCGGCGCGCTGCAAAAGCTCGCCACGGCCCATGCCGCGTTCGTCTCGCGCGGCGACAAGAGCGGCACCCACGCCGCCGAATTGCGCTACTGGAAGGCCGCCGACGTAAGCGACAAAGGCACCGGCTACAAGGAATGCGGCTGCGGCATGGGCCCGGCGCTGAACATGGCGGCCTCGGCCGGCGCCTACGTGCTCGCCGACCGCGGCACCTGGCTCAGCTTCAAGAACCGCGCCGGCCTCGCGGTGCTGGTCGAAGGCGACACCCGCCTCTTCAACCAGTACGGCGTGATGGTGGTGAATCCCGCGCGCCATCCGCACGTCAAGGCCGCCGCAGCGCGCAAGTTCGTGGACTGGGTGGTCTCGGACGAAGGCCAGGCCACGATCGCAAGCTACCAGATCGACGGCGAGCAGCTGTTCTTCCCCAACGCCGGGCGCTGA
- the paaX gene encoding phenylacetic acid degradation operon negative regulatory protein PaaX, whose product MKSRVIDRWISDYLSQCRVSANSLIITVYGDLIAAHGGGVWLSDFIRLVEPLGLNERVVRTSVYRLVQDDWLVSEQIGRRSYYHLTPSGLRRAEHASRRIYDVHDEQWDGRWQVVILPAALPTRLRDTLRRELSWAGYGAVAAGVLVRPSSDSATLLEILDGTGTRDKVVPLDAHSLDALTSLPLVELAQECWDLEAIGATYDAFLARFRPLLRTLSAARSLDPEQCFLVQTLLMHEFRRVLLHDPQLPAQMTPRKWSGATARELCRALYRLTYRLAQQHLLALCGTPSGPLPPAAARFYRRFGGLGDEPAAIPAP is encoded by the coding sequence ATGAAAAGCCGTGTCATCGATCGCTGGATCAGCGACTACCTGTCCCAGTGCCGCGTCAGCGCCAATTCGCTGATCATTACCGTCTACGGGGACCTGATCGCAGCGCATGGGGGGGGCGTCTGGCTCAGCGACTTCATCCGCCTGGTCGAGCCGCTCGGCCTCAACGAGCGGGTGGTCAGGACCAGCGTGTACCGGCTGGTGCAGGACGACTGGCTGGTGTCCGAACAGATCGGGCGGCGCAGCTACTACCACCTTACGCCGTCCGGCCTGCGCCGCGCCGAGCATGCTTCCCGGCGGATCTACGACGTCCACGACGAGCAATGGGACGGCCGGTGGCAGGTCGTGATCCTGCCCGCGGCCCTGCCCACGCGCTTGCGCGACACCTTGCGCCGGGAACTGTCGTGGGCGGGATACGGTGCGGTGGCGGCGGGCGTGCTCGTGCGCCCGTCGTCCGATTCGGCGACCCTGCTGGAAATCCTCGACGGCACCGGTACGCGCGACAAGGTGGTGCCGCTCGACGCCCACAGCCTCGATGCGCTGACCAGCCTGCCGCTCGTGGAACTGGCGCAGGAGTGCTGGGACCTGGAGGCGATCGGCGCCACCTACGACGCGTTCCTTGCCCGCTTCCGCCCCCTGCTGCGCACCCTGAGCGCCGCGCGCAGCCTCGATCCCGAGCAATGCTTCCTGGTGCAGACGCTGCTGATGCACGAGTTCCGCCGTGTGCTGCTGCATGATCCGCAACTGCCCGCGCAGATGACGCCGCGCAAGTGGAGCGGGGCGACCGCCCGCGAGCTGTGCCGCGCCCTGTATCGCCTCACCTACCGCCTCGCCCAGCAGCACCTGCTGGCGCTGTGCGGGACGCCGAGCGGGCCGCTGCCGCCCGCCGCGGCCAGGTTCTACCGGCGCTTCGGCGGGCTCGGCGACGAACCTGCCGCAATACCCGCGCCGTGA